The region CCGAGCCGACGTAGGCCGTCGAGAGGTCGTTGTCGCGATGGAACAGCCAGGCCTTGGCGTGCAGCCGCGTGCGCCGCGTGTCGAACGACACCTTGACCTCCGCGCCCGGCAGCCGCGCCAGGCGCTCGACCGCCTCGACCTCGGTGGTCCCGGTGAACGTCGTCGTCAGCACCCGCAGGCGCGCGCCGACGCCGCGCAGCGCGAGCTGCCCCAGCGCCTCGTGCAGCACCCGCACGCCGCCGACGGTGATGAACGCGATGATCACGTCGACCCGATCGGCGCACGCGATCTCGCGCCGCAGTTCGGACGCCAGCCCCGGCTCGCGCGGCGACCGCGTGAACAAGGTCGAGCCCGCCAGCGTCGACTCGGGCCGCTGCGCCGGCGTCGCCGCGCCGACCGACATCAACTGCCGCGGCGGCGGCACCAGCCGCTGCTCGACGACCCCGGCCGCGTCCACCTGCGCCGCGGCCAGCACCGCGGCGATCTCGTGCAGCACCCGCTCGACCAAGACCGGGCTCGCCGTCAGCCGCGCGTCGTCGCCGAGCGCCAAGAGCGCGCGCCGCACCTCCGCCGCCACCAGCCGCGCCGCCTCGGCCGGCACCTGATCCGGCCGCAGCGCCCGCACCTCGGCCGCCGCGTCGCCCAGCGCGTCGGCGAGCGCCGCCGTCAGCGGGTGCTCGTACAGGCCAGGCGCCAGCGGCATCGCCGTCGAGTGTACGAGCTCACGGCGGCCGGTGGGACGCGGCGGTCACGTCAGAACGTCGACGCGCGCGCTGCGCCGGCAGTTCTTCTAGGAAGCCGCGGCACGGATGCGCGCCCCAGAGGTCCCTGCCCCTGCCCGCGGCCCCGGCCTACTCGGCGAGGCGCGCCTCAGGGCGGCCCCCCGCCCCCCCCCCCCGGGGGCGGCGCTGCCGGCACCCCGAGGCCCGCGCCCGCGCCGGGGGCCCAGGGGAAGAGGCCCGCGCCGCGCGCGGCGGGCGCGCCAGGCGCGGGGCGCGCGGCGCGTCGTGCCGTGCCGACCACGCGGCGCGGGGAAGCACCCGCCGCGCCGGCACCCCCCCCCCCCCCCCCCCCCCCCCCGCCCCCCTCCCCCCCCGCCCGTTACTCCGCGCCGAGCACCGACACGCCCGCCCCGGTCGCCGGCGCGCGCGGCTTGCCGATCGGCGGGAAGTTCTCGCACGCGGCCTGGAACGACTCGAGGGCCTGCTGGAGCGCGGGCGCGAGGTTGCCGGCGCAGATGTCGCCGAAGATGACGTTGGCGCCGGCCTGCTGGGCGAACTGCTTGAGGCGGATGCCCTCGGCGGCGTCGCCGAACGACGACGTGCAGCTGGTCTGGCCGGCGATCACGGCGGCGGCCCAGCGGCCGCGGTCGCCCTTGATCTGATCGAGCGCGGCGATGACCTCGGCCGGCATCTGCAGGCCGGTGTCGCCGTTGGTGGCGCAGCTGTCGCCGGCGGTCTCGAAGGTGCTGGCGGTGCGCGAGCAGTCGTCCTCGTCGGTGAGGATCACGATGCCGAGCAGCGCGTCGGTGCGGAGGAAGCCGGGGTTGGTGGCCAGGGTCGCGGCCAGCTGCGACGCGCGCAGCGGCATCTCGATCGCGGGGCCGCTGGTGCCGACGTTGGCGTTGCACGCGAAGGTCGACGCCATGTTCGGGTCGGTGCGCTCGAGCCAGCCGCGGGTCATGCCGCACGACTGCTTGAAGCGGCCGTCGAGGCCGGTCTGGGGCTGCGAGATCGGCGGGAACGGTGGGAAGCCGGGGATCACCGGCGGGACGATCGTGGCCGTCGCGGTGATGCCGGTCGTGGTGATCGCCGCGCGGTAGTCGAGCGTCTCGCCGGTCGAGATCGTGTAGTCGTTGAGGAGCGTCGCGAACATCGGGAAGTTGGTCGCGAGGTTGGTCTGCTCCTCCTGCATCGACCCGGAGTCGTCGATGACGAAGATGAGGTCCATCTTCCGGCACTCCTCGGTCGCGGTGGTGCCGCTGTCGGGATCGAAGCCGGCGTCGATGGCCGGGACGTCATCGTCGTCGTCGTCGCCGCTGGTGGCGCCGGGGCCACACGCGACGACGGCGGCACAGAGAGACGGGGCGAGGTAGCGGACGAGCGAACGGCGCATGGACATCTCCGGGTGGCGGGTCGAGTCGTCGAGCTCCCCAGCCGACGACGCGCGGACCATAGACCAGCGGCCCGCGGCCCTGGCGAAAAAAGTCGCGCCGGGCGGGTCACATCGTCTGTCACGACCTGTCTGGGACCGGCTGGACCGGTGTGCTAAAGCACCGGCCCATGCGCGCGAAGGAACACGGCTTTCGTCAGCCCGCCGAGTGGGCCCGGCACCTGGCGGTCTGGACCGCCTGGCCCCACCTGGCCGACGAGTGGGCCGAGGGCCTCGACGGGCCCCGGGCGTCGCTGGCCCAGATGATCGCCGCGATCGTCGACCGTGGCCCGGCCGGCCCGCGCGGCGAGCGGGTCGAGCTCCTGTGCATCGACGCCGCCGCCGAGGCCGACGCGCGCCACCGCCTGGGCCCGGCCGCGGCCGGCGTCCGGTTCCACCGCGCGTACTACGGCGACGTCTGGCTGCGCGACACCGGGCCGATCTTCGTCACCCGCGGCCACGAGCGCGCCGCCGCGTGCTTCCACTGGAACGGCTGGGGCGGCAAGTACCTCATGCCGGGCGACGCGTCGGTGTCGACCTGGGTGGCGGGCGCGGCCGGCGTGCCGGCCTGGGACCAGGGCTTCGTCCTCGAGGGCGGCGCGGTCGAGGTCGACGGCGAGGGCACGGTGCTGACGACGAAGCAGTGCCTGCTGGGCGGCAGCCGCAACCCCGGGCTCGATCAGGCCGCGGCCACCCGGCTGCTCGAGGACGCGCTCGGCGCCGACCACGTCATCTGGCTCGATCGCGGCCTCGCCAACGATCACACCGACGGCCACATCGACACGCTGGCCCGGTTCGTCGCGCCGGGCGTGGTGGTCGCGATGGCCCCGACCGACGACGATCCCAACCGGGCCGCGCTCGAGGGCATCATCGCCGACCTGCGGGCGGCCACCGACGCCCGCGGCCGCGCGCTCGAGGTCGTGACGGTGCCGTCGCCGGGTCGGGTCCAGGACGCCGACCGGCGCGATCATGCCGGCCAGCTACATGAACTTTTACATCGGCAACACCGCGGTGGTGGTGCCGACCTACCGCGCCGCCGGCGACGACGCCGCGGTCGCCGCGATCGCCGCGCTGTTCCCCGGGCGCCGCACCGTCGGGGTCGACTGCTACCCGATCCTGGTCGGCGGCGGCGGCTTCCACTGCACCACCCAGCAGGAGCCGGCCCCATGACCCGCCCCGTCACCGTCGCCGCGCTGCAGACCGATCTCACCGACGACGTCGCCACCAACCTGGCGCGCGTCACCGATCTGATCCGGGCCGCGGCCGATCGCGGCGCCCAGATCGTGCTGCCGTCGGAGCTGTTCGAGGGCCACTACTTCTGCCGCGCGCAGCGCGAGGACGACTTCGCCCGGGCCCGGCCGCTCGCGGGCCACCCGACGATCACCGCGCTGGCGGAGCTGGCGCGGGAGCTCGGCGTCGTCATCCCGGTGTCGTTCTTCGAGCAGGACGGCCCCGAGCACTACAACTCGGTGGCGATCCTCGACGCCGACGGCCGCCACCTCGGCACCTACCGCAAGAGCCACATCCCCGACGGGCCGGGCTACCAGGAGAAGTTCTTCTTCAAGCCCGGCAACACCGGCTTCTTGACGTTCGCCACGCGCTACGCCACGATCGGCGTCGGCATCTGCTGGGACCAGTGGTTCCCCGAGTGCGCGCGGGCCATGACGCTGGGCGGCGCCGACCTGCTGTTCTACCCGACCGCGATCGGGACCGAGCCCGAGGAGCCCGACTTCGACTCGCGGGACAGCTGGCAGCGCGTGATGATCGGCCACGCGATCGCCAACCAGGTCGGCGTGATCGCGTCCAACCGCGCCGGCGTCGAGGGCGACGGCGGCGGCGCGATCACGTTCCACGGCAGCTCGTTCATCTGCGACCACCGCGGCGACAAGCTGGCCGAGCTCGATCGCACCGAGCGCGGCGTCATCACCGCGACCTTCGACCTGGCCGGCCTGGCCCGGGCCCGGGCGTCGATGGGCTTCTTCCGCGACCGCCGCCCCGACCTGTACGGTCGCCTGGTGAAGTAGGGCCGATCGCGCGCTATCCTTTTCGGATGCAGATCTTCGTCCGCGCCGTGGTCACCGGCTTCGCGTTCTCGCTCGGAGCCGCCCTGTTCAAGAAGGTGTCGAAGCAGCTCGGGCTCGAGGACGCGCCGCCGCGCACCGGCGAGGCCGTGGCCGGCGCCGAGGCGCCCGCGACCTGAGCGTCAGCGGGTTCGTCGCGCGCGGGTCGCGTCTTGTCGCGTCGCGATGACAAGTGTGGCGACGGCACGGAGCTTGCGCCCGATCGTCACTGTTCTGGCTCGCCGAACAGTGTGTCGCGCCCGGGGTGATTGCATGGCCGGGGGGTGTCGCTATAACGGACGCCATGCCTCGCAGCCCGTTCCTGCTCGCGCTCGCGCCCGCGACCGCCCTCGCGGCGGGCGGCGTGCGCTGGGCGATGCAGGGCTCGGGCAACGTCTACACGGCGACGCACAAGCGCTTCTACCAGCCCGATCCTGACCTGGGCTGGCGCGTGGTGCCGGGCGGGCCGCTGTGGCTCGGCCTCGAGGTGCTGGCGATCCTCGCCGCGATCACCGTCGGGGTCCTGGCCGCCGCCTGGCTGGTCCGCCGCTGGGAGCGCAAGCGCGGCACGCCGGTCCGCTGGGCCCGGGTCGTGCTCGGCGTCGGCGGCGCGCTGCCGATCGCGCTGCCGATCTTCGCGTTCACCACCGGCTTCGGCCCCGCCAACGGCCGCGAGACCCTGCCGGCCGGCGCCACCGCCGCCGCGCCCACCGAGGGCATCGAGGGGCGCCTCGCCCTGCCCGCCGGTCGCTACGCGGTCATCGCCCACGCCGGCTCGGCGATCACCGCGACGGTCAGCGCCGGCGAGGAGACGTTCGAGGCCCGGTTCGGCGGCGGCCTCGACGGCGCCTGGACCGGCGACCCCGGCGATCTCCGCGCGCCATCGACGGCCACGGTCTCGGTCGACGCGAGCACCGTCGACACCGGCGTCGACATGCGCTCGGACCACGCGCGTGAGAAGTACCTCGCGGTCGCGAAGTTCCCGCGCATCGCGCTGACCATCGACCGGCTGATCGCGGCGCGCCAGGACGGCCCGGCCCAGATCGCGTTCCGGGCCGCCGCCCACCTCGACCTCCTCGGCGAGCCGCTGCCGGTCGAGATCACCGGCACCCTGCGCGCCCCCGACGCGGCCGGGCGCGAACGCCTCGGCGTCGGCGCCGCGACCCCGACCTTGCTGGTCAGCGCCGACCTCGAGATCTCGGTCAAGGGCAGCGGCCTGCGCGGCAGCGCCGCGTCGTTCGATGCCGATCGCATCCCGATCACCGTCTCGCTGGTCCTGACCAAGAACCCCTAGGAAGAGAACCGCACATGAAGAAGCTCGGAACGTTCGTCGTCATCGCTGTCGCCGCCGTCGGCCTGTCGCTCGCCGGCTGCAAGAAGAAGGATCAGAACGGCGCGGGCGCCGGCACCGGCTCGGCCGCGGGCACCGGCTCGGCCGCGGGCACCGGCTCGGCCGCGGGCACCGGCTCGGCCGCGGGCACCGGCTCGGCCGCGGGCACCGGCTCGGCCGCGGTCGATCCCAGCGCCGGCTCGGGCGCGGCCCCGGTCGCGACCGCCGACTACATCAAGGCCATCGGCGATCACGTCTCGGACAAGGGCAAGGTCGACGTGACCTTCGCCACCTTCGCCATCACCCAGGCCAGCTTCGATCCGGCCAACCTCGAGGGGGGCACCGCCGAGCTCAGCGTCGACGTGACCAGCCTGGCGAGCGGCAACCCCGACCGCGACGACCACCTGAAGTCGCCCGACTTCCTCGACGTGGCCAAGTTCGGCAAGGTCACCGTCAAGGTCGACAACGTCAAGAAGTCCGGCGACAAGACCTACACCGGCGACGCGACGCTCAACCTGCACGGCGTCGAGAAGAAGCTCGCGGCCACGATCGAGGTGCTGAGCTCGACCGCCGACAGCGTCACCGTCAAGGCCACGGCGCCGTTCAGCCGCCTCGACTTCGGCATCAGCGGCGTCCAGGACAAGGTCAAGCCCGAGGTCACCCTCGAGGCCCAGCTGACGCTCAAGAAGATGTGACGCGGGGCGCGCCGCGGCGACCTGGCGTGGTGGTCGCGCTTTCGCGGCGGGCGATCATCTGGGATGCTCGGCGGGCGTGACGGGCACCAACCTCGCTCCCGGGCTGCTGATCGCGATGCCGCAGCTCATCGATCCAAACTTCACGCGGTCGGTGGTGCTGATGATCGAGCACAACGACAGCGGGTCGTTCGGCCTCGTCATCAACCAGCCCAGCCCGATCAAGGCCGGCGAGCTGCTCGACAGCCTGGCGATGGCGTGGGGCGGCGACGACGACACCGTCGTGTGGTCGGGCGGCCCGGTCAGCCCGACCACCGGCTGGGTGCTCCACGAGCCGCTCGCGGCGCTGGCCACCGACGACGGGACCGCGGCGATCGGTCCGGGCGTGGCGCTGTCGACCTCGCCCGAGCGCCTGCGCCTGCTGGCGGCCAGCCCGCCGACGCGGCTGCGGCTCTTGCTCGGCTACTCCGGCTGGGGCCCGGGCCAGCTCGCCCGTGAGATGGCGCAGGGCTCGTGGCTGCACGCCGACCTCGACGCCAAGATCGTGTTCGACCTCGACGCCGACGCGATGTGGCGGGCCGCGGTCGCGAGCCTCGGGATCAACCCCGACGCCGTGGTCGTGGGCCGCGGCGTGAACTGACGCCGGGCCGCGCTCCGACGCGCTACCGCTCGGCCGGGCCGGCGCCGGCGCGCACGTCGAGCGCGGCGTCGTGCAACAGCTGCCACCGGCCCCGGGTGCGCCGGGCCGGGATCCAGTCGTAGATCAGCACGTCGATCGGCCGCCACAGCACCACCCAGGACAGGATGACCAGCCCCTCGCGAACCGCCTGGCGCAGGCTCGAGTCGGGCCAGCGCAGCAGCAGCTGGGCGACGACCTGCAGCGCCACCAGCATGACCACCGCGACCACCAGCGAGACCTGCCCGATCCGGCGCTGGCGGCGGCGGTGGCGATCGTGGCGCTCGAGCTCGTTGGCGATGTGGGCCCGGTAGGCGTCGACCACCGCGGCCGCGGGCGGCGGGCTCGGGAACCAGCACACGATCCGCAAGGCGCCGTGCGCGCCCAGATCCTCGGCGGCGCCGACGAGGTAGTCGACGAGGTCCGGGTCGAGATCGCGGGCGCGGTACGGCGCCGGATCGCGGTTGTCGAACATCTGCTCGACGCTGGTCAGGCGCACGTCGACGCAGTGCACGCCGTCCTCGCGCCGGTAGCGTGGGTGCGCCGCCATGGCGCGACTGTGCCGCGACCGCGGCGCGGAGGCCAGGGCCCCAGCTACTCGTCGTCGAAGCTGGGCTCGTCGCCGTCGATCGAGGACTCGAGCGTGAGCTCGAGGTCGACCGTCGAGGAGCCGTGGCGCTCGAGCAGGGCGCTGGTGTAGCCGCCGCCGCCGGTGACGACGAGCGTGTCGCCGGCGCGGGCCTCGAGCGTGAACCGGCCGTCGGCGTCGGTCTCGGCGGTGGCCGGCGCGGTCGAGCCGGACGTGATGACGATCGCGCCCGCCACCGGCCGCCGGTCGGGATCGCGGACGACGCCGCGGACGAGCACCGGCTTGTCGTCGGGCAGATCGAGGTCGAGCGTGGTGGTCTGGCCGACCTGGACGTCGGCGTCCATGATCACCTCGCGGCCGGCGTGGGAGACCTGGACCATCAGGTGGCACGCGGGCACGCCGTCGAGGTGGTAGCTGCCGCCGATGATGCTGACGACGCGCCGGTAGTCGATCGCGACGACGTCGTCGCCGAGGCTGCAGCCGCGCGCGGTCAGCACGACCGCGCCGTCGCTGACGCCCAGCACCCGGCCGACGAGCGTGCCGGTGCCGGACATGTGCAGGTCGACGCCCTGGCTGGGCGACGACGCGTGGATCACGACCGCGCCGACGCCCTCGGCGGTGGCGCTGATCCGGTACTGGCCCGACGGCAGCGCGAACACCGCCCAGTTGCCGTCGGCGTCGGCGCGCTCCTGCTGGTTCATCGTGCCCTCGGACTCGCCGCCGACGTCGACGAACGCGAACGGCACCGGCCGGCCGTCGGCGGTGAGCACCCGCCCGCTCATGTCGGGCGCCGCGGTCGGCACCTCGAACACGACGTCCTGGTAGCGCTGGCCGTCGCGGCACTCGAAGCGCCGCGCGTTCGACGGCGCCGACTTCCACGGCCACGCCCGCAGGTACAGGGTCAGCTCGTCGCTGGTCGACCAGACGAACGCGCCGTCGGCGCTGAACTCGCCGTCGGGGAAGTACGTGCCGTCGGCGTCGGTCGAGTCGACGCCGCGCTCGAGCGCGCCGTCGCCGACCGGGCGGCCGTCGCGTCGCACGACCCGGCCGGAGATGACGCAGCCCGAGGCCATCGTGATCTCGGCGTCGGCGGTCTCGCCGGCCGTGACCGACACGATCGTGTAGGCGCTGACCCCGCCGAAGCGATCGTGGAACGCGTCGAGGCGGT is a window of Myxococcales bacterium DNA encoding:
- the aguB gene encoding N-carbamoylputrescine amidase; the encoded protein is MTRPVTVAALQTDLTDDVATNLARVTDLIRAAADRGAQIVLPSELFEGHYFCRAQREDDFARARPLAGHPTITALAELARELGVVIPVSFFEQDGPEHYNSVAILDADGRHLGTYRKSHIPDGPGYQEKFFFKPGNTGFLTFATRYATIGVGICWDQWFPECARAMTLGGADLLFYPTAIGTEPEEPDFDSRDSWQRVMIGHAIANQVGVIASNRAGVEGDGGGAITFHGSSFICDHRGDKLAELDRTERGVITATFDLAGLARARASMGFFRDRRPDLYGRLVK
- a CDS encoding YceI family protein, with the translated sequence MPRSPFLLALAPATALAAGGVRWAMQGSGNVYTATHKRFYQPDPDLGWRVVPGGPLWLGLEVLAILAAITVGVLAAAWLVRRWERKRGTPVRWARVVLGVGGALPIALPIFAFTTGFGPANGRETLPAGATAAAPTEGIEGRLALPAGRYAVIAHAGSAITATVSAGEETFEARFGGGLDGAWTGDPGDLRAPSTATVSVDASTVDTGVDMRSDHAREKYLAVAKFPRIALTIDRLIAARQDGPAQIAFRAAAHLDLLGEPLPVEITGTLRAPDAAGRERLGVGAATPTLLVSADLEISVKGSGLRGSAASFDADRIPITVSLVLTKNP
- a CDS encoding YceI family protein; translated protein: MKKLGTFVVIAVAAVGLSLAGCKKKDQNGAGAGTGSAAGTGSAAGTGSAAGTGSAAGTGSAAGTGSAAVDPSAGSGAAPVATADYIKAIGDHVSDKGKVDVTFATFAITQASFDPANLEGGTAELSVDVTSLASGNPDRDDHLKSPDFLDVAKFGKVTVKVDNVKKSGDKTYTGDATLNLHGVEKKLAATIEVLSSTADSVTVKATAPFSRLDFGISGVQDKVKPEVTLEAQLTLKKM
- a CDS encoding YqgE/AlgH family protein, whose protein sequence is MTGTNLAPGLLIAMPQLIDPNFTRSVVLMIEHNDSGSFGLVINQPSPIKAGELLDSLAMAWGGDDDTVVWSGGPVSPTTGWVLHEPLAALATDDGTAAIGPGVALSTSPERLRLLAASPPTRLRLLLGYSGWGPGQLAREMAQGSWLHADLDAKIVFDLDADAMWRAAVASLGINPDAVVVGRGVN
- a CDS encoding carboxypeptidase regulatory-like domain-containing protein — protein: MTPPTPALRRWWWLAAAIAVVALVVLWPRGGGHGRTGQKATASGQPGSRLPFTIGPDGWRAHGRRLGPIKLAPPASGLIRVTGTVRDRLSHKPVPDVEVVFADGATEASVVADVAGRYSIDLPTGMYRPFVRGDGVMSAAPPVRERLPARPRPEQVAATRLELAAALDLQASTDGVDLEVERSGKVRGRVVDGSGRPIAGAIVRAFATDDFGTARPVLGTDVAETDAAGGFELEVAATTYRLDAFHDRFGGVSAYTIVSVTAGETADAEITMASGCVISGRVVRRDGRPVGDGALERGVDSTDADGTYFPDGEFSADGAFVWSTSDELTLYLRAWPWKSAPSNARRFECRDGQRYQDVVFEVPTAAPDMSGRVLTADGRPVPFAFVDVGGESEGTMNQQERADADGNWAVFALPSGQYRISATAEGVGAVVIHASSPSQGVDLHMSGTGTLVGRVLGVSDGAVVLTARGCSLGDDVVAIDYRRVVSIIGGSYHLDGVPACHLMVQVSHAGREVIMDADVQVGQTTTLDLDLPDDKPVLVRGVVRDPDRRPVAGAIVITSGSTAPATAETDADGRFTLEARAGDTLVVTGGGGYTSALLERHGSSTVDLELTLESSIDGDEPSFDDE